From the Bacteroidales bacterium genome, one window contains:
- a CDS encoding type II toxin-antitoxin system HicA family toxin produces MSTKLPVLSGKELIKLLESLGFRVVRVNGSHHRLRHIDGRVTTVPVHRNQDIPKGLMRKIIREDLDLELEQFVNLIIKLKK; encoded by the coding sequence ATGTCAACTAAACTTCCGGTATTATCAGGTAAGGAACTTATAAAGCTTTTAGAAAGCTTAGGGTTCAGAGTTGTTAGGGTTAACGGCTCGCATCACAGATTGCGACACATAGACGGTCGTGTTACTACTGTTCCTGTTCACAGAAATCAGGATATTCCTAAGGGTTTAATGCGTAAAATTATTCGTGAAGATTTAGATTTGGAACTGGAACAATTCGTTAATCTTATTATTAAATTGAAAAAGTAA